The genomic region TTTGCCCTTATTTTTCCTTAGTTTGCAGTTGGGGACCTTCTCACCAGTGGGTTGGGGTTTTGACTGCAACAGCTGTTAGGattcattgagcacttactgtgtgccagtcaCTCTGCTCTGTGCATCACGTGATGAGCCTTGTAAGAACTAGTGAtgtccccatcttacagatgaggaaacccaaGAGTCAGGTAAGTTTAAAACTTGCCACAACTTGCATACATAAAAACTGCTAAGGTTTACACACAGGCATTTGGATTGCAGCTTAACTACTGAGAATGGAATTTTGTCATCAGAGCCTCCAATTTTACTAACTTTCCATTACTGGTGGAGCAGTTCTCTTAAAAAATGTACTATATTCAATAAAAGTATTAATCCCATGAGTTCAGTGGCAATCTCAAAGTTGCCTGACAcagtaaaaaggaagaagagaaaggagggcaggagggagggaggcaaaggaggaaggagggaagaagaaaggcaagaaaggaggaaggagcagcTAAATGTTCAAGtgtttcacaaaataaaaaacaagcaacTTTACAGATGacaagtattgttgttgtttagtcgctaagtcatgtctgactcttttgagacaaGTATATTACCCATAAATACCATTTTGAATGTTATTTCAAAGTGACTACAAATGCAAGCTTACACAGTCTATGGCATTAACTTCGACACCAGCATTAAGCAGCATTCGTACAAGAGCCTCATTCTGCTTCGTCTTTGACACCTGTTACAACAGCAAGCACAAGAAAAACAAGAGAGGGTTATTTACAAATGTTGTCTCCATCTTATATCTGGAATATTCCCATCAGTAGGCTTTATTTTAATCCCAACATCCCCCTGCATCTATGCATCATTCTTAAAttctccccaccttccccctGCCCTCCAGTAACAACTAGGGAAAGCCATGGTTGTCAGAGTGTGGTTCTGGAGTAGCAGCATCAGCATCTGGGGACCTAGAAATGCAAACTCGAGGGTGCCATCCCAGACCTGCCAAATCCTACTGAGGTTGGAGTCCAGTGACCtgtctttcctttcctcactCAAAACCGTTCTATAACATCCCATTGCTCTGGGGACAAAAGCAAAATCGTCAGCCTGTGGCAATCCCCATATATTCTGCTCTCCACTTAGGGCCTCAGCCATCTCAACCACACCCCCTGGCTCACCTTGCTCCAGCCACATTGGCCTCTGTTATTCTTTCATCCCCACAGGCTCCCCTGTGCCATAGAAGAGTTGCACTGAATGTTTCTTCTGCCTTGAAgcctcctctctttcttctttgcctggaaaatatctCACCCTATCACCCTCTTCCTCCAACAGGGTTTCTCTGACCTACCTGTCCAGGCAAAATCCCTCTCCATTGACTACTTCTGTGTACCAACTACCTCATGAGAATTTCATAAGTTTCTTTCACTGTTTGATTTAATGACTCATTCTTCACTACCATCTAACTCTCATGAGGACAAGGACCAAACCTGTTTGGTGCATCATCGTATTCCTAATACCAGCACACTGTCTGGCACATAGAAGGTTTATAATAAGTATGTGGTGAATGGTTGAAAACATGAATGAAATTAACTAGGCTCCTCAGAAATCTACTTTTTCTGCCTAGTTTTCTGAGATTCTGATCACAGGACACTTTGAGCATCCCACACCATTCCACTGTGTAGGGAGAATGGCTGTCCCTATTCAAATGGGCATGTCCTGGAGTTAAGCCCCTTTATCATTTAGGAAGCTCCATCCAGCTGTCTTCTCTTTGCAGTTCCCTCCCGCCTCAATatctgcctttctcctcctgtcctctgaTGTAGCACAATCCTTTCTGATCACTTCCCAGATTATTTCCTCTCATGTCATTTATTCTTTATGCATCACAAATTTACAACTTCAGGCCCCATGAATTAATATAATACATGTGCAATCAGAGCTGACTTATTCACTGTAATTCATCTTTTTTGCCCAGGCTCCAACTTTAAACGTTGTACTGTTttaactgatgaaagaaatcaaagagaacacaaatagatgggaaaatgtaccgtgttcatggattggaagaatcaatgttgtgaaaatgactatactacccaaagcaatgtatagattcaatgcaatccctataaagctaccaacagtatttttcacagaactagaacaaataatttcacaatttgtatggaaatacaaaaaacatcgaatagccaaagcaatcttgagaaagaagaatggaactggaggaatcaacctgcctgacttcaggctctactacaaagccacaggcatcaagacagtatggtattggcacaaagacagaaatatagatcaatggaacagaatagaaagcccagagataaatccacgaacctatggacaccttatcttcgacaaaggaggcaaggatatacaatggaaaaaagacaacctctttaacaagcggtgctgggaaaactggtcagccacttgtaaaagaatgaaactagaacactttctaacaccatacacaaaaataaactcaaaatggattaaagatctaaatgtaagaccagaaactataaaactcctagaggagaacataggcaaaacactctctgacatgaatcacagcaggatcctctatgacccacctcccagaatattggaaataaaagcaaaaataaacaaatgggacctaatgaaacttaaaagcttttgcacaacaaaggaaactatacacagggtgaaaagacagccttcagaatgggagaaaataataacaaacgaagcaacaaaggattaatctcaaaaatatataagcaactcttgcagctcaattccaaaaaaataaatgacccaatcaaaaaatgggccaaagaactaaacagacatttctccaaagaagacatacagatggctaacaaacacatgaaaagatgcttaacatcactcattatcagagaaatgcaaatcaaaaccacaatgaggtaccattacacgccagtcagaacggctgctatccaaaagtctacaagcaataaatgctggagagagtgtggagaaaagggaaccctcttacactgttggtgggaatgcaaactagtacagccactatggagaacagtgtggagattccttaaaaaactggaaatagaactgccatatgacccagcaatcccactcctgggcatacacaccgaggaaaccagatctgaaagagacacgtgtaccccaatgttcattgcagcactgtttataatagccaggacatggaagcaacctaaatgcctatcagcagacaaatggataaggaagctgtggtacatatacactatggaatattactcagccattaaaaagaattcatttgtatcagttcttttgagatggatgaaactggagtccattatacagagtgaagtaaaccagaaagataaagaccaatagaatatactaatgcatatatatggaatttaaaaagatggtaatgataaccctatatgcaaaacagaaaaagagacacaaatgtacagaacagacttttggactctgtgggagaaggcaagggtgggatgttctgagagaatagcactgaaacaagtatactatcaagggtgaaacagatcaccagcccaggttagatgcgtgagacaagtgctcagggctagtgcactgggaagacccagagggatgggatggagagggaggtgggaggggggatcgagatggggaacacatgtaaatccatggctgattcatgtcaatgtatggcaaaagccactacaatattgtaaagtatttagcctccaactaataaaaataaatggaaaaaaaaaaaaaaaaacattgtactGTTTTAAAGAGCAAGTTTGTGTGTCACCAAATTCTAAAACAGTCTGACCAATCATAGTTGAGACTTTTTCTTCATAATCTCTAAAAAGGCTTGGAAGTGAATGGCAGATtctgcccccccacacacacaacaaaactACAAATACTCAAATGCTGTGgactaaatatacattttaaagaactttttgaGTGTATAAACAGATTATATGTTTGTCAGTGAATTATAGTTTTTCCTCTCATAAACCCAAGCATCAAAATCAATGTTACCATATTTAATTATAGTTCTTCaaatttataacatttaattACTCAAAGAGATAATCACATTGCCTACTGGCAGAGTTTGTTCTGGAGCTTATGTTGACAATTATAACTGACACCCATAGTCTATTAGCAAGAAGGGAAGGGAGTTGGTCACTTAATAAATTGCATATATGTTGAGTCATCTCTCAAACATGGAACTTGCCAGAAGAAGAACCAGATGGGAAAAAGTGAATGAGTCAGTGCAAATTGGTCActctatttgggaaaaaaatctcaagcTTCATTTTCTACTCTTAATATGACTGTATTCATATACCAACTGCATCTTTCTTTATGTAAGCAGCTTACTGCACTCCAAAGATTCCTTCAAGCATGAATAAATCAACCAAGGGGAAAGGTGGGCTTCAAATTCTCTGTAAAGATCCCCTATGTTTGTCAGCTTCTGGTGCAAATCTCCTGGGATCTGTTTTTTAATTCACACCAGGGTGGGTCGTAAAAGTTAGAAACTGAGAAAGATATGTACAGACTTATACTctccttacaaaaaaaaagagagagagagaaaatgaacagtagggaggggattttttttaatatttagaatttttgcttttccttcagAAGATTTGtaatcaaaattaatttatttttccaaataaacatTGCATAGATTATTTAATCATTGATTGATTAACctgacttcctttcttctttctttacttcAATCATAGCATTGCATATATGCTGGTAATGCCATTTATAGAATACAAACCAAGAGCTTATTTTTGTTACCATTTATTTACATCTCACCAGTGTAGCAAAACTTAATGACTCATGCTGACGATCTCTTACTCACTTATCTCATGAGTGTTGTACTCACCATGAGGAAATACCCAATAAGCAGGACAGGCATTAAGAGGATAATGAGTAGATAATCAAAGAAGGTAAATCTTTTCTTCACAGCGTAATGCAAGCAGGTTCTCTGTTTCTAAAAAATTCATAAAAGGACTCTTTATTAATAAAACACTTTTTCAAAATTcaggtttttaaattataatatcaaAAACTTTagtctgtgatttttatttttgtggtacCCATGGCACCCTTTTCTGAAGAGTACATCTAACAAATAAACCCCATTTTCCATTGACCAGAATATTGAACACAGTACAGTCTAAAGGAAAAGTTGGGCCACAGAAGAAGACAGTAAATAAAATGCACGTTTTACAAATTATCGAAAAATGGGTTATTACACTCATTTTAGTTTGGGGAGGAAATACATTGAGATATAAACAAAGGACTGAATTTAATATGAAAATCTATAGTTACTCCTTAatctgggcttcgctggtggctcagcaataaagaatcaactgcaatgcgggaggtgcaggtttgagacttgggtttgatccctgagttgggaagatcccctggaggagggcatggcaacccaccctagcattcttgtctggacagttcccaaggacagagaagcctggaagaacacagtccatgggatcacaagagtcagatacgacttagcaactaagctaccaccaccacccctccttAATCATCAGTGGTACACCAgagctttctgtttgtttgtttttaaggacTCCAGTTAGGAGCCTTACTCCTAACTCCTAGGTTAGGGGAACTTCCTGAAGGCAGTTCACAGACCTAAGAAATGACAAAGCACCAGTTCAAATTATTAATGTGTAAGAATTAATAATGGGGGAAAATGTAACTGATTAAACCtttaaagaaacattaaaaatattttttaaattgcaaaccAAATACCATTTCTCATAAAATCTCTACTTAAGTATCCACTGAAGTCCTTTCCATGATCTCCATGAGCAGGCTGGCTCAGGTTTTCTGCCAAACAGAGCTAACCTGCCTCCTCCCAGTGTTGACAAATATCTCTCAACCTCCTAACCACCAAGTCTCCTGAGAGGGCATGAACCCAGAAACATCTGTCTTGGCCACCCCCTCTCACCACAAGGCCACCCACCTGGTTCCTCAGCTGGGTGCTGAGGCAATCATGTCACACTCCATTAAACTGCCTATCTGTTATATGCAGCCCAGCCATGACTTGCTTTTAAACCCAACAACACAAAAAATGGGAAGCACAAACAAGAAAGTCCAGCAGTGACCCATTTTCTGATAATATATTATTACTCCAAATGTGGATTTTGAAGTGACTTGGATGGGGCAAGTGGGGCCTTATGGGCTATTTTCTGTCATTGAATGTACTTGAGTGGGTTCTGGGGATTCACAATTATTACAAAAAGTGACTTTTTATATTTACTCAGTATCCTTTAAATGTTGGTTTTACTGTGATGCCAATACTGGACGTTCCTGTGGGGTTCTGAAAGGATGTTCACAGCATCTCCTGTCTGGTTTCAAGTAGCCTTGTATTTGTTCTTTGCAAATTTCTTACTGAAATTCTTTTATTCCATAAGCAAATTATAGAATCTTCTGGAGATCAGAACATTGACATAGTAGACAAAAGTCTAACTAATGAAATAGCAGTACCAGGTCAATACTTATTTTCCAGGGACTTTTGCCAATTAACTTTTGTAATAGTGAGGAAGACGAGCAGGGAAAGAAGAAGGGCAAAGAGAagcctggggaggaggagaaggaggaaaagaaaggaagatgctCTTTGCAGACAAATGAGTGAAacattcctgttttgttttgttttttcataaatgCAAGGACATAATTGCCACAAAACCCACAAAATATGCCTGCTCATGGAACTATACCTGCTCATGGAACtatgctttattttgctttttagccTGATAACATGGCCTCAGTAAGTGTCAGTCTCTCTAAAGtaaggccaaaaaaattttttgttgatATTAAGAACTGCAAACAACAAGCAAATGACATCCACTCCTTCCACCGGGCCAAGGGGAAAGGCATCACCGTGGTCACAGCCTCACCTGGTTTTTGAGGTTCACATCAGCATTTCTTctcagaagaaaggaaacaattcTCATGTGCCCCCGCCTGCAAGCACAGATCAAGGGGGTGTCTCCATTAAAGCCGTCTTGGACATTGATATAATTGCCATCTTCCTTCACCCACCGCCACACTTGACCCAGGTCATTCTGATAGGCCGCCTGGCAGatgggctaaggagaggaaaacaaaagcaggTTTTGAAATATAGGAATAATTAAActacagcaggaaaaaaaaaatcacctgataCCTTGAAATTCTGTGTTTTGGAACAGTAGTCCTCTGCTTTGTAGATGAGATCTTGGGTCTCCATTATGTCTAGTCTTAAGGACTAGAACCTCATGATTTCCTAAATTGCTTGGCACACAGGCATG from Muntiacus reevesi chromosome 2, mMunRee1.1, whole genome shotgun sequence harbors:
- the ANKRD22 gene encoding ankyrin repeat domain-containing protein 22: MGILYSEPICQAAYQNDLGQVWRWVKEDGNYINVQDGFNGDTPLICACRRGHMRIVSFLLRRNADVNLKNQKQRTCLHYAVKKRFTFFDYLLIILLMPVLLIGYFLMVSKTKQNEALVRMLLNAGVEVNAIDCYGCTALHYACEMKNQTLIPLLLEAHANPMIKNKHGETSLDIAQRLKFSQIELMLRKAS